In Flavobacterium endoglycinae, one DNA window encodes the following:
- a CDS encoding F0F1 ATP synthase subunit epsilon: MILEIVSPEAKLFSGEVTSVTLPGVDGSFQILNHHAPIVSILEKGTIKIAAPSFNFSKEVADKFTKVNDQTYTLEITSGTIEMKDNKIIVLVD, encoded by the coding sequence ATGATTTTAGAAATAGTATCACCAGAAGCGAAATTATTTTCAGGAGAAGTTACTTCGGTTACTTTGCCAGGAGTTGACGGAAGCTTCCAGATTTTAAATCATCACGCACCTATTGTTTCTATTTTAGAAAAAGGAACGATTAAAATTGCAGCTCCAAGCTTTAATTTTTCTAAAGAGGTAGCAGATAAATTTACGAAAGTTAATGACCAAACCTATACATTAGAAATTACGTCAGGTACTATCGAAATGAAAGACAATAAAATAATTGTTTTAGTTGACTAA